The Persephonella sp. IF05-L8 genome contains a region encoding:
- a CDS encoding fimbria/pilus outer membrane usher protein, which yields MCITCLKKVKSDINYSLLTAHIEVPPEYFSQKKVEIKRKKITPVKSKGWFLEYDTLYSNYSSYKELKTKIDFNYFFSNETFYTNFIHYYNQNENRLIRLDSFLRIDDISNIKEIYFGDVYLQNFIWNYYLRIGGFRVGTNYNLRPDIITYPLPNFAGKIAVPSSIDIFVENAKVFSQNLEPGPFEIKDIPVITPEGNIRVVIRDILGREKIVEIPYATDRKLLKKGLKDYFFTAGFLRKGYLSKSFEYSKFVINSEYRKGLTNNLTGGVSFYFQGLDGLNTGFGIYYLLGKFGLLSPNFSFSYDKRKSSTGFQYGVGYSKNFKFLRLKLSAIKSSNNFFMPSNVYGQPKDYYNAFIGLSLLKFGFINFSYVKRTYFNYPVSTNLNISYTKNLFKRVNVSLSYNIYKSETNNKSLRFSLNIPLGKSYYSSLSFQKNESQRKYSLTFNKQYNSFDKFFFRGRIDKTQDYNNFYGNVNYHTKYATLYSETSYSSSFSNSLSYRIGLQGSLIRLGGKFFLRRAAQDSFGIVKIEPPLENVKVLVNNRVAGETDKDGTLFIPTLYPYYPNEVSIDPSSLDVKTYIDKNVVTFVPYKSHGYLIKFKAVKMNSVRLRIKFPDGTFPEPGIRFYVDGKKIGIVGYKGKAFIENISVGEHTATIDYGYTGCSFKIKITPDIIKKVVPYIGEYICKPVEEGKNENIKNSAY from the coding sequence GTGTGTATTACCTGTCTAAAAAAAGTAAAAAGTGATATAAACTATAGTCTTCTTACAGCTCATATTGAAGTTCCCCCTGAATACTTTTCTCAGAAAAAAGTAGAAATTAAAAGGAAAAAAATAACTCCTGTAAAGAGTAAGGGATGGTTTTTGGAATATGATACTTTATATTCTAATTACTCTTCTTATAAAGAATTAAAAACAAAGATAGATTTTAATTATTTTTTTTCAAACGAAACATTTTATACAAATTTTATTCATTATTACAATCAGAACGAAAATAGACTTATCCGTTTAGATTCGTTCCTTAGAATAGACGATATCTCTAATATAAAAGAAATTTATTTTGGAGATGTATATCTCCAAAATTTCATATGGAATTATTACTTACGAATAGGAGGTTTTAGAGTAGGAACAAATTATAATCTAAGACCTGATATTATTACCTATCCATTACCTAATTTTGCCGGGAAAATAGCCGTTCCATCGTCGATTGATATTTTTGTGGAAAATGCTAAAGTTTTTTCCCAGAATTTAGAACCTGGTCCTTTTGAAATAAAAGATATTCCTGTAATAACACCTGAAGGAAATATAAGAGTTGTTATAAGAGATATATTAGGAAGAGAAAAAATTGTTGAAATTCCTTACGCAACAGATAGGAAGCTGTTAAAAAAAGGACTTAAAGATTATTTTTTTACAGCTGGTTTTCTAAGGAAAGGTTATTTAAGCAAAAGTTTTGAATATTCTAAGTTTGTTATTAACAGTGAATATAGAAAAGGGCTTACCAATAATCTAACAGGGGGTGTTAGCTTTTATTTTCAAGGATTAGACGGATTAAATACAGGATTTGGAATTTATTACCTGTTAGGAAAGTTCGGTCTATTATCTCCAAACTTTTCCTTTTCTTATGACAAAAGAAAATCATCAACAGGTTTTCAATATGGTGTAGGTTACTCTAAGAATTTTAAATTTCTAAGACTTAAGCTCTCAGCTATAAAAAGTTCTAATAATTTTTTTATGCCTTCAAACGTTTATGGTCAACCGAAGGACTATTATAATGCCTTTATTGGATTAAGCCTACTTAAATTTGGTTTTATTAATTTTTCTTATGTAAAAAGAACTTATTTTAATTATCCAGTTTCTACTAACCTAAATATTTCATACACCAAGAATTTATTTAAAAGAGTAAATGTATCATTATCCTATAATATATATAAATCAGAAACAAATAATAAATCTTTACGTTTTTCTCTTAATATTCCTCTTGGAAAGTCGTATTACTCAAGTTTAAGTTTCCAGAAAAATGAGAGCCAGAGAAAATATTCGCTTACTTTCAATAAGCAATATAATTCCTTTGATAAATTCTTTTTTAGAGGTAGGATAGATAAAACGCAGGATTATAACAATTTTTATGGAAATGTTAACTACCATACAAAGTATGCAACACTTTATTCGGAAACTTCTTACTCATCATCATTTAGTAATTCCCTATCTTATAGAATTGGATTACAGGGAAGTCTAATTCGTTTAGGGGGTAAATTTTTTCTTAGGAGAGCTGCTCAGGACAGCTTTGGGATAGTGAAAATAGAACCTCCTCTTGAAAATGTAAAAGTGTTAGTTAATAACAGGGTTGCTGGTGAAACAGATAAAGATGGAACTTTATTTATACCTACCCTTTATCCATATTATCCAAATGAAGTGTCTATAGACCCCTCAAGCCTTGATGTTAAAACATATATTGATAAGAATGTTGTTACATTTGTGCCTTATAAAAGTCATGGATATCTCATAAAGTTCAAAGCAGTGAAGATGAATTCTGTTAGACTTAGGATAAAATTTCCTGATGGAACATTCCCTGAACCGGGAATACGTTTTTATGTGGATGGCAAGAAAATAGGAATAGTTGGTTATAAAGGTAAAGCTTTTATTGAGAATATTTCTGTAGGTGAACACACTGCCACTATTGATTATGGTTATACAGGCTGTAGTTTTAAGATAAAAATAACACCAGATATTATTAAAAAAGTAGTTCCATATATAGGTGAGTATATATGTAAACCTGTAGAGGAGGGAAAAAATGAAAATATTAAAAATAGTGCTTATTAG
- a CDS encoding spore coat U domain-containing protein — translation MKILKIVLISFVLWIYPSAGENNGGCYAEVDNIDFGNYNPFEPVIKRTYTTLQVICNTQNRVTFTIRLIGGNSNNPGRRFLFSPSTEGKLYYNLFYRGCIWGDGTQNTCVISGITRSKRNLFSNKSFTIVGIIPPMQNVPVANDYQDHLTVIVEY, via the coding sequence ATGAAAATATTAAAAATAGTGCTTATTAGTTTTGTTTTATGGATATATCCCTCTGCTGGAGAAAATAATGGTGGTTGTTATGCCGAAGTGGACAATATTGATTTTGGAAATTATAATCCTTTTGAGCCTGTGATTAAAAGAACATATACAACATTACAGGTTATATGTAATACACAAAATAGAGTGACTTTTACTATAAGATTGATTGGAGGTAACAGTAATAACCCTGGAAGAAGATTTCTGTTTTCTCCTTCTACTGAGGGAAAACTCTATTATAATCTCTTTTATAGGGGATGTATTTGGGGAGATGGAACTCAGAATACCTGTGTAATTTCAGGAATAACACGGAGTAAAAGAAATCTTTTTAGTAATAAAAGCTTTACTATAGTAGGTATCATACCTCCTATGCAAAATGTCCCTGTTGCAAATGATTATCAAGACCATCTTACTGTGATTGTAGAGTATTAA
- a CDS encoding deoxyguanosinetriphosphate triphosphohydrolase, producing MNIREQLEELEYQFLHPSAAKSREAKRKKEEKECDLRTKFQRDRDRILHSKAFRRLKHKTQVFLSPEGDHYRTRMTHTLEVAQIGRTIAKALYLNEDLVEAIALGHDLGHTPFGHAGEFILKEGASYHHARQSLRVVEKLANEGRGLNLTEEVRDGILKHSKGNSPLIAEGNMPKTLEGEIIRLADKIAYINHDLEDAMRARLIDENDIPSDIKKILGETKSQRISTIVRSVIYSTIENNYQHIVMDEKIYKAMYDLRQWLFDNVYLAKPVVDELEKGKGIVRALYEYFVEHYEEIPYYQKYLELWGEYEPKQAAVDYVAGMTDRFALKTYERIFIPKSWHIL from the coding sequence ATGAATATAAGAGAGCAATTAGAAGAGTTAGAATACCAGTTTTTACACCCTTCTGCTGCCAAAAGCAGAGAAGCAAAAAGGAAAAAAGAAGAAAAGGAATGTGACCTTAGAACAAAATTCCAGAGAGACAGGGATAGAATTCTTCATTCAAAGGCATTTCGCAGATTAAAACATAAAACACAGGTTTTTTTATCCCCTGAGGGTGACCACTACAGAACACGAATGACCCATACATTAGAAGTAGCCCAAATAGGTAGAACAATAGCAAAAGCATTATACCTTAATGAAGACCTTGTGGAAGCAATAGCCCTTGGACATGACCTTGGGCATACTCCTTTTGGACATGCAGGGGAGTTTATCTTGAAGGAAGGGGCTTCATACCATCATGCCAGACAGAGCCTTAGGGTTGTGGAAAAATTAGCAAATGAAGGCAGAGGGCTTAACCTTACTGAAGAGGTGAGAGATGGAATATTAAAGCATAGTAAAGGTAATTCTCCACTTATAGCCGAAGGAAATATGCCAAAAACCCTTGAAGGAGAGATAATAAGACTTGCAGACAAAATCGCCTATATAAACCACGACCTTGAGGATGCAATGAGAGCCCGTCTGATAGATGAAAATGATATTCCTTCTGACATAAAAAAAATCTTAGGTGAAACAAAATCCCAAAGAATTTCAACTATAGTAAGAAGTGTAATCTACTCAACAATTGAAAATAACTACCAGCATATTGTAATGGATGAAAAAATCTATAAAGCCATGTATGACCTTAGGCAGTGGTTATTTGATAATGTTTATCTTGCAAAACCTGTTGTTGATGAACTGGAAAAAGGCAAAGGTATAGTAAGGGCTTTATATGAATATTTTGTGGAGCATTATGAAGAAATCCCGTATTACCAAAAATATCTGGAGCTATGGGGGGAATATGAGCCTAAGCAGGCAGCTGTTGATTATGTTGCAGGGATGACAGACAGATTTGCTCTGAAAACTTACGAAAGAATATTTATCCCCAAAAGCTGGCATATCCTTTAA
- a CDS encoding TlpA disulfide reductase family protein, with the protein MKNIVLGLILAIFVITGISTAKDIEKLYFYDLNGKKVSVASFKGKPTVLVFWQLHCRGCERELPEVSELAKIYKDKVRFYAVVINTRDILTIEEKKREWGFNLPVLISDYKTMVAFNIFGTPTTIILDKDLKIKGKFIGAGKVNTLKKILDRLTKQ; encoded by the coding sequence GTGAAAAATATAGTATTAGGTTTAATTTTGGCAATATTTGTAATTACAGGAATATCAACTGCTAAAGATATTGAGAAACTCTATTTCTATGATTTAAATGGTAAAAAGGTTAGTGTAGCAAGTTTCAAAGGAAAACCTACTGTGCTTGTATTCTGGCAACTACACTGTCGGGGATGTGAAAGGGAACTTCCTGAGGTATCAGAACTGGCAAAAATTTACAAAGACAAAGTTAGATTTTATGCTGTTGTTATAAATACAAGGGATATACTGACAATTGAAGAGAAAAAAAGAGAGTGGGGATTTAACTTACCGGTACTGATTTCTGACTACAAAACAATGGTTGCATTTAATATATTTGGTACGCCAACAACTATTATTCTGGATAAAGACCTTAAAATAAAAGGTAAATTTATAGGTGCAGGTAAGGTAAATACTCTTAAAAAGATTTTGGATAGGCTTACAAAACAATAA
- the purQ gene encoding phosphoribosylformylglycinamidine synthase I, with product MKFGVAVYPGSNCDYDTYRVIRDVLKEEVAFIDYRQTDIEGYDCIILPGGFSFGDYLRPGTLAAHTPLTAAVKEFADKGGLVIGICNGFQILTEAHLLPGALMPNIHGKFVCKPQYLRVENSNTPFTNQCEDGQILKIPIAHHDGNYFVDENTLKEMEDNDQIILRYCDEFGNITEDANPNGSLSNIAGICNKNKNVFGLMPHPERASESILGSEDGLYILKSILSS from the coding sequence TTGAAATTCGGTGTTGCTGTTTATCCAGGTTCAAACTGTGATTATGATACATACAGGGTTATCCGAGATGTCCTTAAGGAAGAGGTTGCTTTTATAGATTACAGACAAACTGATATAGAAGGCTATGACTGTATTATTCTTCCCGGTGGATTTTCTTTTGGGGATTATCTCAGACCTGGAACGCTGGCGGCTCACACACCTTTAACTGCTGCCGTTAAAGAGTTTGCTGATAAAGGCGGACTTGTTATAGGAATATGTAATGGCTTTCAAATCTTAACAGAAGCACATCTGCTTCCTGGAGCTTTAATGCCAAATATACATGGAAAATTTGTGTGTAAACCACAATATCTCAGGGTTGAAAATAGCAACACCCCATTTACAAACCAGTGTGAAGATGGACAGATATTAAAGATACCTATAGCCCATCATGATGGAAATTATTTTGTTGATGAAAATACATTAAAAGAGATGGAAGATAACGACCAGATTATCCTTAGGTATTGTGATGAATTTGGAAATATAACTGAAGATGCAAATCCAAACGGTTCACTTTCAAATATAGCCGGTATATGCAATAAAAACAAAAATGTTTTCGGGCTTATGCCTCACCCTGAAAGGGCATCAGAAAGTATTTTAGGCAGCGAAGACGGACTTTATATACTTAAATCTATTCTGTCATCCTAA
- the purS gene encoding phosphoribosylformylglycinamidine synthase subunit PurS, translating to MLIKFFIKPRKGVLDPQGRAVAENLRSLGFSDVKDVKVGKYIEVYVQHSDKEKAIEEAREMAKKALVNEIIEDYEFEVVED from the coding sequence ATGCTTATAAAATTCTTTATAAAACCAAGAAAAGGAGTTTTAGACCCACAGGGAAGAGCCGTTGCGGAAAACCTCAGAAGCCTTGGTTTTTCAGATGTAAAGGATGTTAAGGTAGGAAAATATATAGAGGTTTATGTTCAGCATTCTGATAAAGAAAAAGCAATAGAAGAAGCCAGAGAAATGGCCAAAAAAGCCCTTGTAAATGAAATTATAGAAGATTATGAATTTGAAGTGGTGGAGGACTGA
- the rfaE1 gene encoding D-glycero-beta-D-manno-heptose-7-phosphate kinase, which translates to MITKKRAKEIIQKFPEKSILIVGDLILDKYVWGEVERISPEAPVPVVEVKKETYNPGGASNVAWNISTLGASSYISGVIGQDENGKLLERLLLEKNIKPVNIIDKNRPTTEKTRIIAVSQQLLRIDKESKDKLPEDISSKLIDKISQIINQIDAVIVSDYGKGVITKKIMDYLKSTGKPVFVDPKPSNFYLYKHITTMTPNRNEAYQCVKAEKDIPVEEVGKQILKELSIKDLLITLGAEGMALFTEDKVIRIPAKARKVFDVTGAGDTVIAVLALAKVSGATWEEAASLANYAASYVVGEIGTAAVPPETLLELIPD; encoded by the coding sequence TTGATTACAAAAAAGCGGGCAAAGGAAATAATACAAAAATTCCCTGAAAAATCTATTCTGATAGTTGGAGACCTGATTTTAGATAAGTATGTATGGGGTGAGGTTGAAAGAATTTCACCTGAAGCTCCTGTTCCTGTAGTTGAAGTAAAAAAAGAAACCTACAACCCCGGTGGAGCATCAAATGTTGCATGGAATATATCCACACTGGGAGCTTCCTCTTATATTTCAGGTGTTATTGGACAGGATGAAAATGGAAAACTCCTTGAAAGGCTCCTTTTAGAAAAAAATATAAAACCTGTAAATATCATTGATAAAAACAGACCCACAACAGAAAAAACCAGAATAATAGCCGTAAGCCAGCAATTACTTAGGATAGATAAAGAAAGCAAAGATAAACTTCCAGAAGATATATCCTCTAAACTTATAGATAAGATTAGCCAGATAATAAACCAGATAGATGCTGTTATTGTTTCTGACTATGGAAAAGGGGTGATTACCAAGAAAATTATGGATTATCTCAAAAGCACAGGAAAACCTGTATTTGTTGACCCTAAACCATCAAACTTTTATCTGTATAAGCATATAACCACAATGACACCTAATAGAAATGAGGCTTACCAGTGTGTAAAAGCCGAAAAAGATATTCCTGTTGAAGAAGTTGGAAAACAAATTCTAAAAGAACTTAGTATAAAAGACCTGCTTATAACCCTTGGTGCAGAGGGAATGGCTTTATTTACAGAAGATAAAGTAATCAGAATTCCGGCCAAAGCCAGAAAGGTTTTTGATGTTACAGGTGCCGGAGATACTGTTATCGCAGTTCTTGCACTGGCAAAGGTCAGCGGTGCTACATGGGAAGAGGCAGCATCACTGGCAAATTATGCTGCAAGTTATGTAGTTGGTGAGATTGGAACGGCTGCTGTTCCACCTGAAACTCTTCTTGAATTAATACCTGACTAA
- the argC gene encoding N-acetyl-gamma-glutamyl-phosphate reductase, whose product MKIAVIGASGYTGIELLRILQLYPDIEINQVVSRQYADKKLQEVFPHFSSSKLKDLIFSEEINIEASDFYFLCLPHEPSVELVKKLLDKNKKVIDLSAAYRIKNPAAYPEYYGFEHKYPDILLKAAYGLPEVYREQIREADIVANPGCYPTATLLALYPAVKEKVIIENNVVVNALSGISGAGRSLKQQFHYPEAFGNAYAYSPIKHRHIPEMEDILKNVYGEFITVRFTPHILPVSRGMISTVIYKTNLSKQQLIELYRLEYRYEPFIRFCDTPPQIKNVIGSNYCDIYIDKDERTGQAVVITAIDNLGKGASTQAVQNFNLMTGRDEEYILKNLSDTSILFP is encoded by the coding sequence ATGAAAATTGCCGTTATTGGTGCCTCTGGATATACAGGTATAGAGCTCCTTAGAATTCTGCAACTTTATCCAGATATAGAAATAAATCAGGTTGTTTCCCGTCAATACGCAGATAAAAAACTCCAGGAAGTATTTCCCCATTTTTCATCATCAAAATTAAAAGACCTTATATTCTCTGAGGAAATAAACATTGAAGCCTCAGATTTTTATTTCTTATGTCTTCCACATGAACCATCTGTAGAGCTGGTAAAAAAACTTTTAGACAAAAATAAGAAAGTAATAGACCTGTCTGCTGCATACAGAATAAAAAATCCTGCAGCTTATCCTGAATATTACGGATTTGAGCATAAATATCCTGATATTCTTCTTAAAGCCGCTTATGGTTTACCTGAAGTATACAGAGAACAGATAAGAGAAGCAGATATTGTTGCAAATCCCGGCTGTTATCCTACAGCAACATTACTTGCATTATACCCTGCAGTAAAAGAAAAAGTAATCATAGAAAATAATGTTGTGGTAAATGCCCTTTCAGGTATATCAGGTGCAGGCAGAAGTTTAAAACAGCAATTCCATTACCCTGAAGCTTTTGGAAATGCTTATGCATATTCCCCGATAAAGCACAGGCACATACCTGAGATGGAAGATATTTTAAAAAATGTTTATGGAGAATTTATAACTGTAAGATTTACTCCACATATTTTGCCTGTTTCCAGAGGAATGATATCAACTGTTATCTATAAAACAAATCTTTCAAAACAACAGCTTATAGAACTATACAGACTTGAGTATAGATATGAACCGTTTATAAGATTTTGTGATACCCCACCCCAGATAAAAAATGTTATAGGCTCAAACTACTGCGATATTTATATTGACAAAGATGAAAGAACAGGACAGGCAGTTGTTATAACTGCAATTGATAATCTTGGAAAAGGGGCATCAACACAAGCAGTTCAAAATTTTAACCTTATGACAGGCAGAGATGAAGAATATATTTTGAAAAATCTGTCTGATACATCTATACTTTTTCCATAA
- the rpsI gene encoding 30S ribosomal protein S9, which translates to MAEIVKIDPKVAKYGTGRRKEAVARVWIFPGEGKLYVKSSSGKEWEGKEYFERDILIEKINRPFVVTETLGKFDVYATVKGSGKPAQAEAVMYGIAKALLEYNPEFRPSLKSAGLLTRDARIKERKEYAQMGARAKYRWSKR; encoded by the coding sequence TTGGCTGAGATAGTAAAAATAGACCCAAAGGTTGCCAAATACGGAACAGGAAGAAGAAAAGAAGCTGTAGCAAGGGTATGGATTTTCCCAGGTGAAGGAAAGCTTTATGTTAAAAGCTCTTCTGGAAAAGAATGGGAAGGAAAAGAGTATTTTGAAAGGGATATCCTTATAGAAAAGATAAACAGACCTTTTGTTGTTACAGAAACACTTGGTAAATTTGATGTTTATGCAACTGTAAAAGGTAGCGGAAAGCCAGCACAGGCTGAAGCTGTAATGTATGGTATCGCAAAAGCACTTTTAGAATACAATCCAGAATTCAGACCATCCCTTAAATCTGCAGGACTTCTTACAAGGGATGCAAGAATTAAAGAAAGAAAGGAATACGCTCAAATGGGTGCAAGAGCCAAATACAGATGGTCTAAGCGTTAA
- the rplM gene encoding 50S ribosomal protein L13 yields the protein MKTYRIRKEDVKRDWYVIDATGKNLGRLATLIANVLRGKHKPYFQPDVDVGDFVIVLNADKIQVTGKKLTDKLYQYHTHRPGGLRVRTLQWMLEHKPEEVIRLAVERMLPKNKLQKRYMKRLKVYTGNEHKHHAQNPKNLEELTALWKNF from the coding sequence ATGAAAACATATCGCATTCGCAAAGAGGATGTTAAAAGAGATTGGTATGTAATTGATGCTACAGGAAAAAACCTTGGAAGACTTGCAACACTTATTGCAAATGTTTTAAGAGGAAAACACAAGCCGTACTTTCAGCCAGACGTTGATGTTGGAGATTTCGTTATAGTTCTTAATGCAGACAAAATTCAGGTTACAGGTAAAAAGCTCACAGATAAACTTTATCAGTACCACACCCACAGACCAGGTGGTCTTAGAGTAAGAACTCTCCAATGGATGCTTGAACATAAGCCTGAAGAGGTAATTAGGCTGGCTGTAGAAAGAATGCTTCCTAAAAACAAACTCCAGAAAAGATATATGAAAAGATTAAAAGTTTACACAGGAAACGAGCATAAACACCATGCTCAAAACCCAAAAAATCTTGAAGAGCTTACAGCTCTCTGGAAAAACTTTTAA
- the raiA gene encoding ribosome-associated translation inhibitor RaiA, protein MKVEHVGKNIDVTEFIKSYTEHKLERLKPYIKDIDVADDSINVRVTYSFEKHRHRNRVDIDIYFNTPGGGVIHAWEESNDLYSAIDFVIDEVERQLVRLKSRRKEEARRLARAEKLKQQMPQEESIERPLIVQEPMPLEKPLTVEDALMVLEETGAFFLPFRNAETGEINVIYRKKAGNYGVIVPGT, encoded by the coding sequence ATGAAGGTAGAACATGTAGGAAAGAATATTGATGTTACTGAATTTATCAAAAGTTACACAGAGCACAAACTTGAAAGGCTAAAGCCCTACATTAAAGACATTGACGTTGCAGATGACTCTATTAATGTTAGGGTCACATATTCTTTTGAAAAACACAGACACAGGAACAGGGTTGATATAGATATCTATTTCAATACACCTGGTGGCGGTGTCATTCATGCCTGGGAAGAAAGTAATGACCTTTATTCAGCTATAGACTTTGTGATAGACGAAGTTGAAAGACAGCTTGTCCGACTTAAAAGCAGAAGAAAAGAGGAAGCAAGAAGACTTGCAAGGGCAGAAAAACTTAAACAACAAATGCCACAGGAAGAAAGCATAGAAAGACCTTTAATTGTTCAGGAACCAATGCCACTTGAAAAGCCCCTTACCGTTGAGGATGCTCTAATGGTTCTTGAGGAAACTGGAGCATTCTTCCTACCATTTAGAAATGCAGAAACAGGAGAGATTAATGTAATTTACAGAAAAAAAGCAGGAAACTACGGGGTTATAGTTCCTGGGACATAA
- the rpoN gene encoding RNA polymerase factor sigma-54, whose protein sequence is MLKTTIQVKLQNRLVLTVSLKQQLALLVLPKLELQETIRQELEENPFLEEMQVLEPEYEPIKDLSKYYDEDEERRLSNRLVHKPDLLELLEFQIELEFEGEKKEIAKEIAGNLNEKGLLDIPVEEIASKLNLPVSLVEETRQEFMKLEPTGIGAIDIKESLWAQYSETFGNDQLAKEIIYQHFEEIPYPEKLKQKYPKDQIDYILSNIKTLKPYPTYSFSEEITTYIEPDIYVYDNGDSFEIQINEKGIPKLKLTTDYKKLISDKTLPEETRKFLEEKLQRAVGIIKGIEQRRENLKKIAEFLVNYQADFVRKGKEYLKPLILKDVANEVGLHESTVSRIVSGKYAQLPSGVVPLKAFFSTKLSSSNGDVSAEKVKYLIAELIEKEDKRKPLSDQKIANILKSQGINVARRTVTKYREQLNIPDSRTRRIGR, encoded by the coding sequence ATGCTTAAAACAACCATACAGGTAAAGCTTCAAAATAGGTTAGTTTTAACAGTAAGCCTGAAGCAACAGCTTGCTTTATTAGTTTTACCTAAGTTGGAGCTTCAGGAGACTATTAGACAGGAGCTTGAAGAAAATCCATTTCTTGAAGAAATGCAGGTATTAGAGCCTGAATATGAACCAATAAAAGATTTATCAAAATATTATGATGAAGACGAAGAAAGAAGACTATCTAACAGATTAGTCCATAAACCTGACCTTCTTGAACTTCTTGAATTTCAGATTGAGCTTGAATTTGAAGGGGAAAAGAAAGAAATAGCAAAAGAAATAGCAGGAAATCTCAATGAAAAAGGTCTTTTAGATATACCAGTTGAAGAAATTGCAAGCAAACTCAACCTTCCGGTTTCCCTTGTTGAAGAAACCAGACAGGAATTTATGAAACTTGAACCTACAGGTATAGGCGCCATCGATATCAAAGAGAGCCTTTGGGCTCAATACTCTGAGACATTTGGAAATGACCAACTGGCGAAGGAAATTATCTATCAGCATTTTGAAGAAATCCCTTATCCTGAAAAACTTAAGCAAAAATACCCAAAAGACCAGATAGATTATATACTCTCCAATATAAAAACATTAAAACCCTATCCTACTTATTCCTTCTCTGAAGAAATAACAACCTATATTGAACCTGATATCTATGTATACGATAACGGAGACAGTTTTGAAATACAGATTAATGAAAAAGGTATACCCAAACTAAAACTTACCACAGATTACAAAAAACTTATATCAGACAAAACGCTTCCTGAGGAAACCAGAAAATTCCTTGAAGAAAAATTACAAAGGGCAGTAGGAATAATAAAAGGAATAGAACAAAGAAGAGAAAATCTCAAAAAAATAGCAGAATTCCTTGTAAATTATCAGGCAGATTTTGTAAGAAAAGGGAAGGAGTATCTGAAACCTCTTATTTTAAAAGATGTTGCCAATGAAGTAGGCCTTCACGAATCTACAGTTAGTAGAATAGTGTCCGGTAAATATGCACAACTTCCTTCAGGTGTCGTTCCACTAAAAGCATTTTTCTCAACAAAACTTTCATCTTCCAATGGCGATGTATCAGCAGAAAAAGTAAAATATTTGATTGCTGAGCTTATAGAAAAAGAGGATAAGAGGAAACCCCTCAGCGACCAGAAAATAGCAAATATTTTAAAAAGTCAGGGAATAAATGTCGCAAGAAGAACAGTAACAAAATATAGAGAACAGTTAAATATACCAGATTCAAGAACAAGGAGGATAGGAAGATGA
- the pyrF gene encoding orotidine-5'-phosphate decarboxylase: MGRLALALDVPEIQEALKILEDIKGYNIIIKVGYQLFIKEGKPLIQKIKDMGFEIFLDLKLHDIPNTVFNGVKSAISLNVDYLTVHTLGGEEMLKAAAEAKQGSNLKLLGVTILTSHSEEYINYIGSKYTLEELALKLAKTAVDTGIDGIVSSPFEVKKLKEEIGNFIAVTPGIRLTTSKTDDQTRIATPEFAISQGADILVVGRPILKAENRKKAIEEILNRINNA; this comes from the coding sequence GTGGGGAGACTTGCCTTAGCCCTTGATGTTCCTGAGATACAGGAAGCCCTGAAAATATTAGAAGACATAAAAGGCTATAACATCATAATAAAAGTAGGATACCAGCTATTTATAAAAGAAGGTAAACCCCTAATCCAGAAAATAAAGGATATGGGATTTGAAATATTTTTAGACCTGAAACTACATGATATTCCTAATACAGTGTTTAATGGTGTGAAATCTGCCATTTCATTAAATGTTGATTATCTCACAGTCCATACCCTTGGTGGAGAAGAGATGCTAAAGGCTGCGGCTGAAGCAAAACAGGGTTCAAATCTAAAACTTCTTGGAGTAACTATTCTCACCAGCCATTCTGAAGAATATATCAACTATATAGGCTCAAAATATACACTTGAAGAGCTGGCTCTTAAACTGGCAAAAACTGCAGTGGATACAGGAATAGATGGTATTGTCTCATCTCCATTTGAAGTAAAAAAACTTAAAGAAGAGATAGGAAATTTTATAGCTGTAACCCCGGGAATAAGACTTACAACTTCTAAAACAGATGACCAGACCAGAATAGCAACCCCTGAATTTGCAATATCTCAGGGGGCAGATATACTGGTTGTTGGCAGACCAATCCTAAAGGCTGAAAACAGAAAAAAAGCTATAGAAGAAATCTTAAATAGAATAAATAATGCTTAA